TTCTTCTTTAAAATCTGTAATTATATTAATTTCATCTTTATCAACCAAAATTTGACCTTTATTGATTTTTTCTAAAAAACCGCTGTGATCATATGGTAATACTAAATTATTTTTATTTTAAATTCCTCATCCACTTTATAAAGATTTGCATAATGATCTGTATGGTAATGTGTTAAAAATATTGGTTCAATTTCTTTAACACCTTGGCTTTTCATAAAATCTGATGAAAATGGATTTTTTATAAAATCATCTTGGATTCATTGTGTTGGATTTCCTCCAACTCCAGTATCAAAAACAATTGCTTTATCAGTATCATACTTTAAAAATGTAAATAAACCATTTCCAACAGATAATACATATAATGAACTGTCAATAAAAACTACATTTTTTGTTGAACAAGCAATAGCAGATGAAGTTGTTGATGCAATTAAGATTGTACTTAAAAAGGTTAATAATATTTTTTTCATAACTAACCTTTTTCTCCTCTTCCTCTTGTAATTCCGTTTATAATTAATCTATTTGTAAATAGAAACATAATTAACATTGGTAAGATTGATAAAGTTGCACCAGCTAATTTTAAATTTTGAGGATCTCTTGCTAATTCTTCTAAACCAACATCTCCCCCAACTCCCCCAGTGGCACTCATTATTCCCCATAACATCATAGGAACAGTTGCTCATCCTGAATCAGTTTTTAAAATCATTGTTGGTCATAAAACAGCATTTCAAGAAGAAATTAATGAAATAATTAATGAAGTTATTAAAACTGATTTTATTGATGGAAGTGCAATTTTTCAAAAGTATTTAAATGTTGAAAGACCATCAACTTTTGAAGCACTTTTTACACTTTTTCCAATTCTTTCAAATGCTTGTGACATTAAATAAATTGTAAAAACATTAGATAAGAAAGGTAAAATTAAAGCTAGAATATTATCTTTTAGTTTTAGTTTTACCATAAAAATGTATTGCCCTAATAAAAGAGCTTCTCCTGGAATCATTAATGTTGATAATAGAATTATTAAAATAACACCTTTTGCTTTTGTTCTATAATTTGCAAGTCCAAAACCTGCAATTACAGAAACAACTAATTGTAGTGCTGTTGAAATAACACTAATAATAATTGAATTTAAGAAAAATCTTGGTACACTAACAAAATACTTTAAATCATTTGAATTAATATATTCAAATAATGCTTTATATCCTTCTAAAGATCATGTTTCAGGCCAAAATGACATTGGTCTTGTTGGATCTAAATCATTTGTTGTTCTAAATGATGTTAATATCATTCAATAAAAAGGAAATATAATGATTACTGCAATAACAAATAAAAATAATGCTTGTAATACTTTAAGAATAATTCTTTTTTTTAAACTTTCACCAGCCATTGATGAAGTAAAAATTGTTTTTCTATTAATTAAATAATTATATTTAAAGTTTATAAAATAATTACCTATTGAATTAACTTTTAAGCTTAATCTTAAAGTTATTGATAAAAATAATTTGACAAATAAATTACTTGTTATTTTATATAATTCATCATGTTTTTCATGCTTATTTATAATTTTAAATTCACTTAGTTCTTTTCTTTTTTCTCTAATTAATTCCTTGTTACTTGAAGATTCTTTTAGTTTTAAAAAATTAGTTTTACTTTCTAAGTATTTTTGTTTAAAGTGAAGATTAATTTCTTTTCTATTAATTAGTTCACTTGTTTGTGATAAATTATTTTTTTCCATTAACTTTCTCCTTATCCATATTTCTTATTCAAAATATTACTAATTCTTTTATTTACAATTGTTAAAGCTAAAATAATTGCCATAAGAATAATTGAAGCTGCCCCTGCTTTTTGATATGAAGGAGAAGTAGAAGAAGCATTAATTTTATCATAGATATAAAATACAACAGTTTGACTATTTGAATTTGTTGCATCAATGTATGAACCAAATAAACCTAATGGAAAAACTTTAAAACTTGAAATTATTCCTGTTGTTATCATATAAACAATCATTGGAACAACTCCAGGTATTGAAATTCTTCAAAATTGTTTTCATTTTGGCATTCCATCAATACTTGCTGCTTGATAATATCTATTATCTAATTTTAAAAATGCTCCTGTAAACATTATTATTTCAAATGGCAATGACCTTCAAATTCCATAAATCATAACAAGTATTATTCCCTTACCTGGTGATTTTCATAGAATTGAATCTACTCCAAATCATCCCAAAATTCTATTCATTAATCCAAAATCTCCGGATGAAAAAATAAAGGAAAAGGACATAGCAATTGCCATTGATGAAGTTACATATGGTAAGAAAAATAATGATTGTAGAAATGAGAAAACTTTTTTATTTAATATATTAGAAAGAAATTTTGCTGTTGTTAATGTAATTAATAAACTAATTGGAATAACAACAACTGTATAAATTAGTGAATTTCTCAAAGCAATTGTAAATGTTGAATCTGAAATTACATTTTTAAAATTAACTGTTGAAAATTGAAAGTCAATTAATGGTCTTTTTGCTGAATTAAAACCAGTTTGAAATACTATAAAAATCGAATAGTATAAAAACATTGCTAACAAAAATAAAGCTGGTGTCATTCAGATAAGTTGATTAACCAAATCAAACTTTCTTTTTTCCATATTATTTAATTTATTTTTTTTATTTTTCAAAATTTTATCTACTTTTAGCCTGAACCATGATTTAGGTTTTATTTCTGAATTGTTATCCAACTAAATCACCTCCAGTAAATTTTTATTTTCGTCATTTTCAAAAATATAAATTTTATTTTTTAAAATATTAAATTTAATCTTTTGTCCAAGTTGTACATTTTCTAAAATATGTGAATCATAAATAATTCCAATAGTATTATTGTTAAATTTTAATTTAATAAAGTTTGTTTTTCCTAGCATTTCAAAAGATGTGATTTCTCCAATTAATGGTTTTTCATTTGAAATGTTTTGATTTGTTTTTGAAGAATCCAAAATTAAATGTTCTGGTCTAATTCCTACAATTACATCTTTATTTTTTAAATTAACTGATTTGGCAATTTTAACATCTTGTAAAAATATTTCTCCCTTTTCAGATATTTTTGTTTCCAAAAAATTCATTGAAGGTGTTCCAATAAAATTTGCAACAAATTTGTTAGCTGGTTTTTGATAAATTGATTTAGGTTCTTCTCCTTGTTGCAACTTACCTCTTGACATAACAAATACTTTATCTGAAATACTTAATGCTTCTTCTTGATCGTGTGTAACAAAAATAGTTGTAATTTTTGTATCTTGTTGAAATTTTTTAATTCATTCTCTTGTTGAAACTCGAAGTTTGGCATCAAGATTTGAAAGTGGTTCATCAAGTAATAAAATTTTTGGTTTTTTTATTACTGATCTTGCAATTGCAACTCTTTGTTGTTGACCACCACTTAACTCATATGGTTTTTTATAAAGCTGATCTTGTATTTCAACACGTTGTGCAACTTCAAAAACAGCTTTTTTGACTTCACTTCTAACAGAAGAAATATTTTTTCTGTAATTTAAAACCTCGGTTTTAAATTCTTCTTCTGTAAAGAAAATATCATTTTTTGAAAAATCCGTTATAATTTGTGACAATTTAAATTCCAAATCAATTAAGAATTTATCTATTATTACTTTTATTTCTTTATCATACTTTAAAGTAAAATCATCATTTATTGATTTAGCATCAATATTAAAATTTTCAATTATTTCTAGATATTCTGTATCATTTTTATCAAACAAAAATTCTTTTCCTGTTGTTTTTGTTTTTCTAATTTGCATTTTTTTTTCAAAATCAAATGACTTATTATGTTCATTTAATGTTCTTTTTGTTTCTTTTAAATTAAAAGAAATTTCATCAATATATTTTAGCTTTAAATCTTTTAAAAATTTATTTATTGAAGAATTAATATATTGATTTTTTTCTTTTTGATTTAATTCCTTTTTAAAATTTATTATTTTTAATTTAAAATCTCTTAATAATTTCAAATAAAAATCCAAATAAAATAATTTTGATTCATCATACATTCTTGAAATTTGTTTATTTTTAAAAACCTCAAGATGCGAACTTTTATAAAGTTCACTAATATATTTTTCAATTATTTGTCTGTATTTATCAAATAAATAACTTTCTAAATTTAAATATTTTTCATTTAAATCTTTTAAAAATTTATTAAATAATTCGAATAATTTTTCTTGAAGATCAAAAATATTTTTTTTCATGTTAGATTGTTTTAATTGATAAATTAATCTTGAATAATTTTGATTATTTTTTTTAACTTCTCTTTTAAAAGTTTTACTTTGATAAAGTGGGAATGCAATATTCTGAAATACATTTAAATGAGGATATAGTGAATAGTTTTGAAAAACTAAACCTATATTTCTCTTTTGAGTAGTTTTTTTTGAAACGTCAATACCATCAAAAATAATTTGACCACTTGTTATATTTATTAATCCTGCAATTGCATTTAATGTTGTAGATTTTCCACAACCACTTGGCCCCAGTAATGAAGCAAGTTCACCTGTTTCTATATCAATTGTTAAATTATCAACTGCAAGAAAGTTTCCATAATCAATACTAACATTTCTTAATTTTATACTCATAGTTTCATTCTCCTAAAGTAATTCATCAATATCTTTAATTATTGCATTAATTGTTTCTAAATCAGGAACAATTGCTCCTGCAGCAAGGTCATGACCTCCACCACCATATTTGGCAGCAATTTTATTAATTACTGTTTCTGCACTTCTAAATTCAACTCTATAAGATTTATTTTCAAATTGTGAAAATGTAATTCAAACTTTTATTTCTTCAAAACCTGCTAAAGTATTTGCATATTTATTCATCATTTCTGCTGTTAAATTATGTTTTTTTAAGTCTTCTAAAGAAATAATTACATATGCTAAACCTTTTTTTGTTAGTTTAAAAGTATTAAAAATTAAATTTGAAAATTCTAAATCTGATAATTTTCTTGTATTCAATTTTTTATAAAGTGCAAATAAATCAAATCCTGTTTTTAATAAAACAGAAGCTACTTCAAAAGTTCTTGCAGTTGTTCCTCTATATAAAAATCTTCCTGAATCTGTGACTGTTCCACAAAAAATTACTCTTGCTGCTTCTTGGGGAATATTTCAATTTAATTGAACTGCTAAATATCCAACCATTTCTGATGCAGAAGTAAAAGTAACATCCACTCACATTATATATCCATATGGAGTAACATTTGGGTGATGATCAATTTTAATAATTTGTTTTGCTTTTGAAAATCTTTGATCTGAAATTCTTTCTACATTAGCACAATCTGTAACAATTACTAATGCTTCTGAAAATACTTCATCATCAATTTGATCAACTTTTCCTAAAAAACTTAATCACTCAAATTCATCACCAACAACATAAACTTTTTTATCTTTAAAATTATTTTCAATTAAGTGTTTTAATCCAAATTGAGAACCATAAGCATCTCCATCAGGATTAACATGCCTTTGAATTATTATTGTTTGAAATTTTTTAATTTCTTCTTCAATTGTTTTTAATAAATCCATATATTAATCTTCTTTTCTATTTGGTAAAATTACTTGATAATTTAAACGTGTAGTTTCAAATTGAGCAGATAAATTTGGGTCTAAATCTGTTGCAATTATTTTAAATTCTTCAGTTGCACCTGTATATGAAACTCCTGATACTTTTTCACCATTTCAAAATTTATCAATTGTTAATTTTGAAGGTGATTTATACATACCTGATTGAATTGTATTTTTAAATACTTTATCACGAACTGCACTTCCAGGTTCTGAAGCTTCAACTGTTGCAAAGTGATTATTAGTTTTACCTGCAAGCATTTTATCAATTTGTGCAAAAATTAAATTAGTTCTATCATATTTATTTCCATTTTGATTACTAATTACTTTTTTTGTTCCTTTAACTCATTCATATAGTCACTATCACTATAACTTTTTGCATTTGCAGGCATATAACCTGTTCAAATTGCCATTTTTGCCATATTACCTTTATTCATTAAAAAATGTGTAAATTCTTTTCAACAGAAGCTTTTTCATTACTTGAACTTTTAAATAATGCAATTCCAGGACCTTGTTGCATTACATATGAATCACCTTTTGCTGTACTTGAAGCAACAGCAAATAAGTCAGTTGTTGCAACAGCAACATCAGCCATTACTTTTCCAGCTTTATAATCTGCTTCATTTTCAACAATTTTACTTGGTGTTGTTGAATAGTAGAATGATCCTGCACTTGAACCTGATGCCATTAACATTGTACCTTGTGCAAAATAACTTGAAGAATACACTTTGCTACCAGTATCTGAATTGGCCACAAATAATGTTCCAGTTTCATCTAATTTTGATACATCTGAATTTAATGAACCAGTTAAATTTTCAATTTTTATTAATTGTTCTAATCATTGAATTACTTCTGTAATACTTTTAATACCTGAACTATTATTTATTTTAAATGAATCATTATAGTAGTTATAAATAAAATCTTTGTTCTCTGAAGAAGTAACTATTCTTTGTTTTCCTAAATTATTTGCATAATTTGCATAAACTTTATTTCCCATTGAGTCAATTCCCAAAGCAAAAGCTTTTGCATATGTATTAGTTTCATTTTGAGAATTTTTAGTACTTAAAGATTTAAAATCTTTTGCTAAAATAGCAATATTTGAATCTTTTTGTAAAATTTTTCTTAAAGCTGATGCATCTGTTGCTTGTGCAATACTATTATATAATTCTTTATTATCTGAAGTTCCTGTTTCATTAGTAAATAAATCAGAAGCTTCAATTTCAATATCTTTTCCATCTTTTTGCAGTCCCAATTCATTCTTTAAAAATACACCAGTTGCTGCATATTCCACAGTTGAATCTTTAAAAATTTCTGTATTTGGTTTAATAATCTTAGATTTACTGTATTAATGTTAAAAGATTTTAATACAGGTAGAACATAAAGATTTTCTCCTATTGTTCCTTCTTCTAAGAAAGAACTTTGATATTCACTAAAAATAGTATTATCTGTAATATACCCTTCACTTTTTACATCCACTATTTGATCTGGAATTATTGATTTATATCTTGCTACATTATCTGGATAAGTTAAATATAAATCAGGAAGTGCTTCACCTGCATTAATTGAATTTAAAATTTGACCAGCTGATGGTGTTTCAATTTTAACTTCAATACCTAAATCATTATGATTTTCATTAAAATCTGTCACTACATCTTTATAATCATTTATAATCGACGAACTTATTGTTGTTAAAGCATCAATCATAAAAATTACTTCTTTAATTGATGATGCTGGTGATGATGAATCTTCATTACCACAAGCAATAACAGTTGTTGCTCCTGAAACTACAATTGTAGTCATACCTAATAAACTTAATAGTTTTTTCATTAAGGTGAAATCAAAAATAACTCTTAGTAAGCTCATGAGAAATCATAAATATTTATTTAGTTTTAAAGGGATTTTCATAAAAATTTTTTAAATCACTCATAGTTGTTTTATTGGTAAAACAGTAGAAACATCAACCCTTTATGTTGATATATATAAGTTAATTTATGATTCCACAAATATTTTACAATAAATAAAAAATATTTTATTAGTTTAAAAAATATTTGCTAATTTCAAATTTAAAACCCTATTTTAATTGAGTATATTTAAAAATAATATTTTCCATAAAAATATTAAATAATAGATATTTTTTCTAAATTATAAAATAAAATTTTTAATATTTAAAATTATTTTACTAATTAGACTTTTCTATTTTAAATAAAAAATATAGTTTTAAAATCATTTTGTGTTAAATAAGGGGGAAAAATGAAAAAATTATTATCTATCTTTGCAGCAGTTGGTTTAACTGCTACATCAAGTGGTTTAGCAACCACAGTTGTATCATGTACAGATTCTCTAAATGATGAAAATACTTACATTTCATATTACAATGAAAATAAGGATAAAAATAAGGAAGAATTAGAAACAATCTTTGCTGATTTAAAAGAAAAACAAAAAAAAAGCTAGTGATAAAATATTAGAAAGTTTGAGAAAAGATCAAATTAGTGAAGTTGATAAAATTTATATTTTTATGTCAAAAGTATTAGAAGATAAATCTACAATAGAAGATATATCTAAAATCTTTGCAGAATATTTACCACAAATTGAGAAACTTATTGGATCTGATTTTGTAAATAGCTTATATAAACTTAATATTATTACAATATTATTAAGGGCTTAAAAAAAATAAATAAAACCCTTTATTAAAGGGTTTTATTTATTTTTTTGTAAAAAACCTATTTAGTTTATAAACTATTTTTTTTTAGTACTTAATTGTTTAAGTTCTTCATAAGTTAATTGTTTAGGTTTTTGTTTTTGCAAATTTTTATTTAATTTTATTCAATTTAAAAAGCCATATATTGAATTAATTAAATATGAAATATGCATAATTATAAAAATTATTGCTGTTGATTGTTCATAAGCTTCATTTTCAATATTTACTAAAATAATAATTCACATAACTAAGTTTATAAAATTTACTAAAAGTCATAAAAATCATTGATCTACATATCTAAAAATCATTAAAATAACAGCAATAATACTTTCCACTAAAACAAAAGAATCTAATCAAACATTTTGTGCCTCAGTAAAATTAATCATTATTAATGAGTAACTTACTCAAATTAAAATAAGTGTAACACAAACTAAGATAATTCCTTGAATTGATAAGAATCTTGCAAAAACATCTCCTTGGTTATTTCTCTTTTTAAATCATAATGCAAAACCAATAATATTCATTGGAATATAAAATCCTGCATGTAAAATTACAGAACTGAGCAACATTCCTTCTAGAGCAATGATTATATATAAAATTGAATTAATTGATGCAATTATAAAAGAACTAATTTTTCCCTTTGCACCTAAAATCACTCCAATTGTTCCAGTAATACCTGCAATTATTGTAATTGCAATATCTTTTGCAATAATTCCTAAAACTAAAATTAGTATTAAGAAATAAATAACAAACATATTTCAAAAATATTTCATCCAGATAATTCTGTTTTTAAAAAATGCCATTTTGATTTTTTAATAGTTTGATTTTGATTGTTAATGTTATTCATAATTTTCTCCTAATTCTTTTAAAAAATTTATATTATTTAACTTTGTTCCTCTAATTTGAACTATTTGTGAAGAAATTAAATTTGCAAATTTTAATGCTTCTTTTATATTATTAGTTTTTCAAAAATAAAACATAAAGGCCCCAATATGTCCATCACCAGCCCCAGATGTATCTTTAATTTTTTTTACTTTATTTGCTTCAACTTTTATAAATTCTTTTCCATCATAAGAAATTGATCCATTTTCTCCAAGTGTAACAATAATTAAATTTTTATTTTCTAAATAAAGTTTTTTTATTGAATAAGTTAATTCAGTTTCATTTGTATATTCTAAAATTTCTTGTTCATTTAAATGAATTATTGGTTTTAAAAGCATTATTTTTTTTAATATTTTTTTATCAATTTGATTAAAAACAGGACCTGGTGCAAAATAAAACTTTTTATCTTTTAATTTTAATAAATAATCTATAAGTTTTAATGCATCCAAATTTTGCATTTTATATCCTTCAAAATAAATATTTGAATAATCTTCAATATTAATATTATTAAATCAATCCTGATAAAAATTTTGTTCTAGTCCTGAATAAGTTACAAAAGTTCTTTCACCATCAGGTTCTACAAAAGCAATACAATAGCCATTATCCATAGTATCATTTTTTATAACTATCTTATGTTCATCTTCTATTAATTGTTTTTCAATTATTTTTGAAAAAAAACCTGTACCAATTGGTGCAAATAATGTATATTGCATATCTAATAGTTTTAAAATATTTGCAACATTATAAGCACATCCCCCAACAACAAATAAACTATTTTTTGAAATTACATCTCCTTTTCTTTTTGGAAGATTTTCAACTTCAATAATAATGTCAACAATTGCAGAACCAATTACTAATGTTTTCATATAAAATTTCCTATTTACTTATATAACTTTCTATTTTTTCTACATAATATTCAAAATTAATATTATTATTTTCTTGAATACTTTTAACAAAATTTTTATTTATTTTTTCAATTCCTGTATATGCACCACAAATTGCACAAGCCATTGCCCCAATTGTATCTGTATCTACTCCAAGATTTGCAGATAAAAATGCAGCTTTATTTACATCTTTTGCATAATATGCAATTGCAATTGCACAAGGAACAGATTCACTAATATTAACACCCGCCCCAATTAAATCATATAATTCATCAATAAATTCTATATCTCTATTTTCAAATTTTTTTGCAATTGTAATTGCAAGTTTAATTATTTTTGTTAAAGAAGGACTATAAGTTTCAGATGCAACTTTTAGTGCTAAGTCATCAACAAAATAAATATTTTCAAGTATTTGATCAAAACTTAAACCATACATTGCACAACTTACTGCTGTT
This genomic window from Spiroplasma taiwanense CT-1 contains:
- a CDS encoding DHH family phosphoesterase; its protein translation is MDLLKTIEEEIKKFQTIIIQRHVNPDGDAYGSQFGLKHLIENNFKDKKVYVVGDEFEWLSFLGKVDQIDDEVFSEALVIVTDCANVERISDQRFSKAKQIIKIDHHPNVTPYGYIMWVDVTFTSASEMVGYLAVQLNWNIPQEAARVIFCGTVTDSGRFLYRGTTARTFEVASVLLKTGFDLFALYKKLNTRKLSDLEFSNLIFNTFKLTKKGLAYVIISLEDLKKHNLTAEMMNKYANTLAGFEEIKVWITFSQFENKSYRVEFRSAETVINKIAAKYGGGGHDLAAGAIVPDLETINAIIKDIDELL
- a CDS encoding lipoprotein, yielding MKKLLSIFAAVGLTATSSGLATTVVSCTDSLNDENTYISYYNENKDKNKEELETIFADLKEKQKKS
- a CDS encoding lipoprotein, which encodes MKKLLSLLGMTTIVVSGATTVIACGNEDSSSPASSIKEVIFMIDALTTISSSIINDYKDVVTDFNENHNDLGIEVKIETPSAGQILNSINAGEALPDLYLTYPDNVARYKSIIPDQIVDVKSEGYITDNTIFSEYQSSFLEEGTIGENLYVLPVLKSFNINTVNLRLLNQIQKFLKIQLWNMQQLVYF
- a CDS encoding MBL fold metallo-hydrolase — translated: MKKILLTFLSTILIASTTSSAIACSTKNVVFIDSSLYVLSVGNGLFTFLKYDTDKAIVFDTGVGGNPTQWIQDDFIKNPFSSDFMKSQGVKEIEPIFLTHYHTDHYANLYKVDEEFKIKII
- the pnuC gene encoding nicotinamide riboside transporter PnuC, which codes for MFVIYFLILILVLGIIAKDIAITIIAGITGTIGVILGAKGKISSFIIASINSILYIIIALEGMLLSSVILHAGFYIPMNIIGFALWFKKRNNQGDVFARFLSIQGIILVCVTLILIWVSYSLIMINFTEAQNVWLDSFVLVESIIAVILMIFRYVDQWFLWLLVNFINLVMWIIILVNIENEAYEQSTAIIFIIMHISYLINSIYGFLNWIKLNKNLQKQKPKQLTYEELKQLSTKKK
- a CDS encoding carbohydrate ABC transporter permease, whose translation is MDNNSEIKPKSWFRLKVDKILKNKKNKLNNMEKRKFDLVNQLIWMTPALFLLAMFLYYSIFIVFQTGFNSAKRPLIDFQFSTVNFKNVISDSTFTIALRNSLIYTVVVIPISLLITLTTAKFLSNILNKKVFSFLQSLFFLPYVTSSMAIAMSFSFIFSSGDFGLMNRILGWFGVDSILWKSPGKGIILVMIYGIWRSLPFEIIMFTGAFLKLDNRYYQAASIDGMPKWKQFWRISIPGVVPMIVYMITTGIISSFKVFPLGLFGSYIDATNSNSQTVVFYIYDKINASSTSPSYQKAGAASIILMAIILALTIVNKRISNILNKKYG
- a CDS encoding PfkB family carbohydrate kinase yields the protein MKTLVIGSAIVDIIIEVENLPKRKGDVISKNSLFVVGGCAYNVANILKLLDMQYTLFAPIGTGFFSKIIEKQLIEDEHKIVIKNDTMDNGYCIAFVEPDGERTFVTYSGLEQNFYQDWFNNINIEDYSNIYFEGYKMQNLDALKLIDYLLKLKDKKFYFAPGPVFNQIDKKILKKIMLLKPIIHLNEQEILEYTNETELTYSIKKLYLENKNLIIVTLGENGSISYDGKEFIKVEANKVKKIKDTSGAGDGHIGAFMFYFWKTNNIKEALKFANLISSQIVQIRGTKLNNINFLKELGENYE
- a CDS encoding ATP-binding cassette domain-containing protein codes for the protein MSIKLRNVSIDYGNFLAVDNLTIDIETGELASLLGPSGCGKSTTLNAIAGLINITSGQIIFDGIDVSKKTTQKRNIGLVFQNYSLYPHLNVFQNIAFPLYQSKTFKREVKKNNQNYSRLIYQLKQSNMKKNIFDLQEKLFELFNKFLKDLNEKYLNLESYLFDKYRQIIEKYISELYKSSHLEVFKNKQISRMYDESKLFYLDFYLKLLRDFKLKIINFKKELNQKEKNQYINSSINKFLKDLKLKYIDEISFNLKETKRTLNEHNKSFDFEKKMQIRKTKTTGKEFLFDKNDTEYLEIIENFNIDAKSINDDFTLKYDKEIKVIIDKFLIDLEFKLSQIITDFSKNDIFFTEEEFKTEVLNYRKNISSVRSEVKKAVFEVAQRVEIQDQLYKKPYELSGGQQQRVAIARSVIKKPKILLLDEPLSNLDAKLRVSTREWIKKFQQDTKITTIFVTHDQEEALSISDKVFVMSRGKLQQGEEPKSIYQKPANKFVANFIGTPSMNFLETKISEKGEIFLQDVKIAKSVNLKNKDVIVGIRPEHLILDSSKTNQNISNEKPLIGEITSFEMLGKTNFIKLKFNNNTIGIIYDSHILENVQLGQKIKFNILKNKIYIFENDENKNLLEVI
- a CDS encoding carbohydrate ABC transporter permease; amino-acid sequence: MEKNNLSQTSELINRKEINLHFKQKYLESKTNFLKLKESSSNKELIREKRKELSEFKIINKHEKHDELYKITSNLFVKLFLSITLRLSLKVNSIGNYFINFKYNYLINRKTIFTSSMAGESLKKRIILKVLQALFLFVIAVIIIFPFYWMILTSFRTTNDLDPTRPMSFWPETWSLEGYKALFEYINSNDLKYFVSVPRFFLNSIIISVISTALQLVVSVIAGFGLANYRTKAKGVILIILLSTLMIPGEALLLGQYIFMVKLKLKDNILALILPFLSNVFTIYLMSQAFERIGKSVKSASKVDGLSTFKYFWKIALPSIKSVLITSLIISLISSWNAVLWPTMILKTDSGWATVPMMLWGIMSATGGVGGDVGLEELARDPQNLKLAGATLSILPMLIMFLFTNRLIINGITRGRGEKG